The following proteins come from a genomic window of Girardinichthys multiradiatus isolate DD_20200921_A chromosome 8, DD_fGirMul_XY1, whole genome shotgun sequence:
- the LOC124872752 gene encoding lysine-specific demethylase 2B isoform X1 gives MAQSAETCAETGRRLRSICRRMYDENEDLSDVEEIANIRGFSVEEKLSSDCYNSDFVQFMKGRDFSYEYVQREALRIPLIFKEKDELGISMPDPEFTVSEIKGLVGSRRSVDVMDVSTQKGSEMSMAQFVRYYETPEEERDKLFNVISLEFSHTKLEHLIKRPTVVDQVDWVDNMWPPDLKHSQTEATNIISEMKYPKVQRYCLMSVKGCYTDFHIDFGGTSVWYHVFKGQKVFWLVPPTPHNLALYEDWVLSGKQSDIFLGDRADGCQRVELKQGYTFFIPSGWIHAVYTPVDTLVFGGNILHSFNIPMQFIIHEIENRTKVHSKFRFPFYYEMCWYVLERYLHCLTKRSYLSQEIQKGSADYETKTESPCSDSRSQDINEDFCGPQVRDGHGEKAERPAGDGTCSPDDVKGPLLKAVLSVDSEDSCNPSSTSLDFPKTPSDSPGSESQSKWTHLTQHELIGLRTLVEKLESLPENKKCVPVGIESPQALLDDMKIFLKEHADDDPKLAITGVPVVLWPKKVLKPRPPNRPKPKMAASPASAVKLSASRGTSGARRRRTRCRKCEACLRTECGECHFCKDMKKFGGPGRMKQSCIMRQCIAPVLPHTAVCLVCGEAGKEDTVEDEEEKFNLMLMECSICNEIVHPNCLKIKDSNGLVNDELPNCWECPKCNHAGKTGKATKQKRGPGFKYASNLPGSLLKEPRLNRDSKEEPEPLPPALPVVMATTIVNTLTTTSAVKRKAEREVTSKKNEEEPQRKRPPLLALDSLPRTRLEDNPLRKKRKLFDTNDEPIMLKKKKKLLKPDDQFSPKLLQQIKTENDHREEDERQWDHEEDVLSLDNMHFKKKNEYSNEVPNEDTEEEEAAIKERDGTTHDKAKVLASPLLRTSSAREGDHSSSNSPRAGPSSDTGDGQEKSSAQLKARHQRRRLPNKGLSKELGQEILKMEDPLNNQKHSAEKTENNTHYRRPLKNEDSVSNQNCKPMKTEDTQNRRAPKLEDSVANYHRQPLKIEDCSGNQNHSPVKPETGSEADEQKPKWPLNNGSSDLGDWLRHRGREVNGTPRGYSSLCWNRSIPITPICPRPLPRRSPPKCVQMERHVIRPPPISPPPDRLLLNDGEAHKMRREAWMKVFSHLPHRDLCVCMRVCRAWNRWCCDKILWKHISLNRCKSITPLMLSGIIRRQPVGLDLSWTNISKKQLSWLINRLPGLRVLLLSGCSWVAVSALCTSSCPLLRTLDVQWVEGLKDAQMRDLLSPPTDNRPGQLDNRSKLRNVEDLRLAGLDITDTSLCLIIRYMPLLSKLDLSYCNHVTDQSVNILTAAGTTTRDSLTDINLSVCNRVTDQSLTYFKRCGSICHIDLRYCKQVTKEGCDQFIAEMSVSVQFELIEDKLLQKIS, from the exons GGAGGATGTACGACGAGAACGAGGATCTATCTGACGTGGAGGAAATCGCAAACATCAGAGGTTTCAGCGTGGAGGAAAAGCTCTCCAGTGACTGCTACAACTCAGATTTTGTCCAGTTCATGAAGGGCAGAG ACTTCTCTTATGAATACGTGCAAAGAGAGGCCCTCAGGATACCACTTATTTTTAAAGAGAAAGATGAATTAGGGATAAG catgcCTGATCCAGAGTTCACAGTCAGTGAAATAAAAGGATTAGTTG GTAGTCGCAGGTCTGTGGACGTCATGGATGTGAGCACTCAAAAAGGCTCTGAAATGAGCATGGCTCAGTTTGTCCGTTATTATGAGACACCAGAGGAAGAGCGTGACAAACTCTTCAATGTCATCAGCTTAGAGTTCAGCCACACTAAGCTGGAGCATCTCATCAAGCGGCCCACAGTG GTGGATCAAGTTGACTGGGTGGACAACATGTGGCCTCCTGATCTGAAGCATAGCCAAACAGAAGCCACCAACATTATTTCAGAGATGAAGTACCCTAAAGTGCAAAG GTACTGTTTGATGAGTGTAAAGGGCTGCTACACAGACTTTCACATTGATTTCGGAGGGACTTCAGTTTGGTACCATGTATTCAAGGGACAGAAA gtgtTCTGGCTTGTACCTCCAACCCCACATAACCTTGCACTGTATGAGGACTGGGTCCTATCAGGCAAGCAGAGTGACATCTTCCTGGGAGACCGGGCTGATGGATGCCAGAGAGTGGAGCTGAAACAAGGATACACTTTCTTCATCCCGTCTG GTTGGATCCATGCCGTTTACACTCCTGTGGACACACTAGTGTTTGGAGGCAACATTCTGCACAGCTTCAACATCCCTATGCAGTTTATTATCCATGAGATAGAAAACCGGACAAAG GTTCATTCCAAATTCCGCTTCCCATTTTACTATGAAATGTGCTGGTACGTCCTGGAGCGATACCTGCACTGTCTGACCAAACGGTCCTACCTTAGTCAGGAGATCCAGAAAGGATCTGCCG aCTATGAGACAAAGACAGAAAGCCCTTGTTCGGACTCCAGGAGTCAAGACATAAATGAGGACTTCTGTGGACCTCAAGTCAGGGACGGCCACGGAGAAAAAGCTGAAAGACCCGCTGGAGATGGCACCTGCTCACCTGACGACGTCAAGGGCCCCCTGCTTAAAGCGGTTTTATCTGTTGACTCTGAGGACAGCTGTAATCCTAGCTCCACGTCTCTAGATTTCCCCAAAACCCCCTCAGATTCTCCAGGCTCCGAGTCTCAGAGCAAGTGGACTCACTTGACTCAGCATGAGCTGATCGGGCTCAGGACACTGGTGGAGAAGTTGGAGTCACtccctgaaaataaaaaatgtgttccGGTGGGGATAGAGAGCCCTCAGGCCCTCCTGGATGACATGAAg ATTTTTCTGAAGGAACATGCTGATGATGACCCAAAGTTAGCAATCACTGGGGTTCCTGTTGTATTATGGCCTAAGAAAGTGTTAAAG CCTCGGCCTCCCAACCGGCCGAAACCTAAGATGGCAGCGTCTCCTGCATCAGCAGTCAAGCTGTCGGCCAGCCGGGGAACGTCTGGTGCCAGGAGAAGAAGGACGCGTTGTCGAAAGTGCGAGGCGTGTCTCCGGACGGAGTGCGGCGAGTGCCACTTCTGTAAAGACATGAAGAAGTTTGGAGGGCCGGGGCGAATGAAGCAGTCCTGCATCATGAGGCAGTGCATTGCA CCTGTCCTGCCCCACACAGCAGTGTGTCTTGTCTGTGGAGAAGCTGGAAAGGAGGACACggtggaggatgaggaggagaagtttaacctgatgctCATGGAGTGCTCCATATGTAACGAGATTGTTCATCCAAACTGTCTCAAG attaaagATTCAAACGGATTAGTCAATGATGAGCTGCCAAACTGCTGGGAGTGTCCAAAGTGTAACCATGCGGGGAAAACTGGGAAA GCCACAAAGCAAAAAAGGGGGCCAGGATTTAAGTATGCGTCGAACCTTCCTGGCTCCCTTCTCAAAGAACCACGGTTAAACCGAGACTCAAAGGAGGAGCCTGAGCCACTGCCGCCTGCGCTGCCGGTGGTGATGGCTACAACAATTGTTAACACGCTGACGACTACGTCTGCTGTGAAAAGAAAAGCGGAGCGGGAAGTAACCTCTAAGAAGAACGAGGAGGAGCCTCAAAGGAAACGTCCGCCCCTGTTAGCTCTGGATAGTTTGCCACGAACACGGCTTGAAGATAATCCGTTACGGAAGAAAAGGAAACTGTTTGACACAAATGATGAACCCATTATGTTAAAAAAGAAG aaaaagcttttaaaaccaGATGATCAATTTAGTCCAAAGCTTTTGCAACAAATCAAGACAGAGAATGATCACagggaggaagatgagagacaatGGGACCATGAAGAAGATGTCTTATCCCTAGATaatatgcattttaaaaagaagaatgaGTATTCCAATGAGGTGCCAAATGAGGACACAGAAGAAGAGGAGGCTGCAATCAAAGAGAGAGATGGTACTACACATGACAAAGCCAAGGTGCTCGCAAGTCCTCTGCTAAGAACATCTTCAGCCAGAGAAGGTGACCATTCATCCTCCAACTCTCCCAGAGCTGGACCAAGCAGTGATACAGGAGATGGCCAGGAGAAGAGTTCTGCTCAGCTTAAAGCTCGCCATCAGCGCCGGCGTCTTCCAAACAAAGGACTGAGCAAAGAATTGGGCCAAGAGATTCTCAAGATGGAGGATCCTCTGAACAACCAGAAGCATAGCGCAGAGAAGACAGAGAACAACACTCATTATCGCAGGCCACTCAAAAATGAAGATTCTGTGTCCAATCAGAACTGCAAACCTATGAAAACAGAAGACACTCAGAATCGTAGAGCTCCCAAACTGGAGGACAGTGTCGCAAACTACCACAGACAGCCGCTGAAAATCGAAGACTGCTCGGGCAACCAGAATCACAGTCCAGTAAAACCTGAGACAGGGAGTGAAGCAGACGAGCAGAAGCCAAAATGGCCTCTTAACAATGGCAGCAGTGACCTGGGTGACTGGCTGAGACACAGAGGAAGGGAGGTAAACGGGACACCGCGTGGTTACTCTTCACTTTGCTGGAACAGAAGCATACCGATTACACCAATATGTCCGCGTCCACTCCCCCGCCGGTCACCACCAAAGTGCGTTCAAATGGAGCGCCACGTCATCCGACCCCCTCCCATAAGCCCCCCGCCTGACAGACTGCTGCTGAATGATGGTGAAGCCCACAAGATGCGGCGGGAGGCATGGATGAAAGTGTTCAGTCACCTCCCTCACAGAGATCTCTGTGTCTGCATGCGTGTCTGCAGAGCTTGGAACAGATG GTGCTGCGACAAAATACTCTGGAAGCACATCAGCCTGAACCGCTGTAAGTCAATAACACCTCTGATGCTGAGCGGCATCATCCGTAGGCAGCCAGTAGGTCTGGACCTCAGCTGGACCAACATTTCCAAAAAGCAGCTCAGCTGGCTAATCAACAGACTTCCTG GCCTGCGTGTGTTGCTTCTTTCAGGATGCTCTTGGGTTGCTGTCTCTGCCCTGTGCACTTCTAGCTGTCCTCTACTGCGAACGCTGGACGTTCAGTGGGTCGAGGGACTGAAAGACGCCCAGATGAGAGACTTACTGTCGCCGCCCACAGATAACAGACCAG gTCAGTTAGATAACAGGAGTAAACTGCGTAACGTGGAGGACCTTCGGCTGGCTGGACTGGACATCACCGACACGTCTCTGTGCCTCATCATTCGTTACATGCCTCTCTTATCGAAGCTGGACCTCAGCTATTGCAACCATGTCACCGACCAGTCCGTCAACATCCTGACAGCTGCAGGGACGACTACCAGAGACTCGCTCACTGACATCAACCTGTCAG TCTGTAACAGGGTCACCGACCAGTCGCTGACCTACTTCAAACGCTGCGGAAGCATCTGTCACATCGACCTGCGATACTGCAAACAGGTGACCAAGGAGGGGTGTGACCAGTTTATTGCCGAAATGTCAGTCAGCGTTCAGTTTGAGCTAATAGAGGACAAACTGCTGCAGAAGATCAGCTAA
- the LOC124872752 gene encoding lysine-specific demethylase 2B isoform X2 — protein MAQSAETCAETGRRLRSICRRMYDENEDLSDVEEIANIRGFSVEEKLSSDCYNSDFVQFMKGRDFSYEYVQREALRIPLIFKEKDELGISMPDPEFTVSEIKGLVGSRRSVDVMDVSTQKGSEMSMAQFVRYYETPEEERDKLFNVISLEFSHTKLEHLIKRPTVVDQVDWVDNMWPPDLKHSQTEATNIISEMKYPKVQRYCLMSVKGCYTDFHIDFGGTSVWYHVFKGQKVFWLVPPTPHNLALYEDWVLSGKQSDIFLGDRADGCQRVELKQGYTFFIPSGWIHAVYTPVDTLVFGGNILHSFNIPMQFIIHEIENRTKVHSKFRFPFYYEMCWYVLERYLHCLTKRSYLSQEIQKGSADYETKTESPCSDSRSQDINEDFCGPQVRDGHGEKAERPAGDGTCSPDDVKGPLLKAVLSVDSEDSCNPSSTSLDFPKTPSDSPGSESQSKWTHLTQHELIGLRTLVEKLESLPENKKCVPVGIESPQALLDDMKIFLKEHADDDPKLAITGVPVVLWPKKVLKPRPPNRPKPKMAASPASAVKLSASRGTSGARRRRTRCRKCEACLRTECGECHFCKDMKKFGGPGRMKQSCIMRQCIAPVLPHTAVCLVCGEAGKEDTVEDEEEKFNLMLMECSICNEIVHPNCLKIKDSNGLVNDELPNCWECPKCNHAGKTGKQKRGPGFKYASNLPGSLLKEPRLNRDSKEEPEPLPPALPVVMATTIVNTLTTTSAVKRKAEREVTSKKNEEEPQRKRPPLLALDSLPRTRLEDNPLRKKRKLFDTNDEPIMLKKKKKLLKPDDQFSPKLLQQIKTENDHREEDERQWDHEEDVLSLDNMHFKKKNEYSNEVPNEDTEEEEAAIKERDGTTHDKAKVLASPLLRTSSAREGDHSSSNSPRAGPSSDTGDGQEKSSAQLKARHQRRRLPNKGLSKELGQEILKMEDPLNNQKHSAEKTENNTHYRRPLKNEDSVSNQNCKPMKTEDTQNRRAPKLEDSVANYHRQPLKIEDCSGNQNHSPVKPETGSEADEQKPKWPLNNGSSDLGDWLRHRGREVNGTPRGYSSLCWNRSIPITPICPRPLPRRSPPKCVQMERHVIRPPPISPPPDRLLLNDGEAHKMRREAWMKVFSHLPHRDLCVCMRVCRAWNRWCCDKILWKHISLNRCKSITPLMLSGIIRRQPVGLDLSWTNISKKQLSWLINRLPGLRVLLLSGCSWVAVSALCTSSCPLLRTLDVQWVEGLKDAQMRDLLSPPTDNRPGQLDNRSKLRNVEDLRLAGLDITDTSLCLIIRYMPLLSKLDLSYCNHVTDQSVNILTAAGTTTRDSLTDINLSVCNRVTDQSLTYFKRCGSICHIDLRYCKQVTKEGCDQFIAEMSVSVQFELIEDKLLQKIS, from the exons GGAGGATGTACGACGAGAACGAGGATCTATCTGACGTGGAGGAAATCGCAAACATCAGAGGTTTCAGCGTGGAGGAAAAGCTCTCCAGTGACTGCTACAACTCAGATTTTGTCCAGTTCATGAAGGGCAGAG ACTTCTCTTATGAATACGTGCAAAGAGAGGCCCTCAGGATACCACTTATTTTTAAAGAGAAAGATGAATTAGGGATAAG catgcCTGATCCAGAGTTCACAGTCAGTGAAATAAAAGGATTAGTTG GTAGTCGCAGGTCTGTGGACGTCATGGATGTGAGCACTCAAAAAGGCTCTGAAATGAGCATGGCTCAGTTTGTCCGTTATTATGAGACACCAGAGGAAGAGCGTGACAAACTCTTCAATGTCATCAGCTTAGAGTTCAGCCACACTAAGCTGGAGCATCTCATCAAGCGGCCCACAGTG GTGGATCAAGTTGACTGGGTGGACAACATGTGGCCTCCTGATCTGAAGCATAGCCAAACAGAAGCCACCAACATTATTTCAGAGATGAAGTACCCTAAAGTGCAAAG GTACTGTTTGATGAGTGTAAAGGGCTGCTACACAGACTTTCACATTGATTTCGGAGGGACTTCAGTTTGGTACCATGTATTCAAGGGACAGAAA gtgtTCTGGCTTGTACCTCCAACCCCACATAACCTTGCACTGTATGAGGACTGGGTCCTATCAGGCAAGCAGAGTGACATCTTCCTGGGAGACCGGGCTGATGGATGCCAGAGAGTGGAGCTGAAACAAGGATACACTTTCTTCATCCCGTCTG GTTGGATCCATGCCGTTTACACTCCTGTGGACACACTAGTGTTTGGAGGCAACATTCTGCACAGCTTCAACATCCCTATGCAGTTTATTATCCATGAGATAGAAAACCGGACAAAG GTTCATTCCAAATTCCGCTTCCCATTTTACTATGAAATGTGCTGGTACGTCCTGGAGCGATACCTGCACTGTCTGACCAAACGGTCCTACCTTAGTCAGGAGATCCAGAAAGGATCTGCCG aCTATGAGACAAAGACAGAAAGCCCTTGTTCGGACTCCAGGAGTCAAGACATAAATGAGGACTTCTGTGGACCTCAAGTCAGGGACGGCCACGGAGAAAAAGCTGAAAGACCCGCTGGAGATGGCACCTGCTCACCTGACGACGTCAAGGGCCCCCTGCTTAAAGCGGTTTTATCTGTTGACTCTGAGGACAGCTGTAATCCTAGCTCCACGTCTCTAGATTTCCCCAAAACCCCCTCAGATTCTCCAGGCTCCGAGTCTCAGAGCAAGTGGACTCACTTGACTCAGCATGAGCTGATCGGGCTCAGGACACTGGTGGAGAAGTTGGAGTCACtccctgaaaataaaaaatgtgttccGGTGGGGATAGAGAGCCCTCAGGCCCTCCTGGATGACATGAAg ATTTTTCTGAAGGAACATGCTGATGATGACCCAAAGTTAGCAATCACTGGGGTTCCTGTTGTATTATGGCCTAAGAAAGTGTTAAAG CCTCGGCCTCCCAACCGGCCGAAACCTAAGATGGCAGCGTCTCCTGCATCAGCAGTCAAGCTGTCGGCCAGCCGGGGAACGTCTGGTGCCAGGAGAAGAAGGACGCGTTGTCGAAAGTGCGAGGCGTGTCTCCGGACGGAGTGCGGCGAGTGCCACTTCTGTAAAGACATGAAGAAGTTTGGAGGGCCGGGGCGAATGAAGCAGTCCTGCATCATGAGGCAGTGCATTGCA CCTGTCCTGCCCCACACAGCAGTGTGTCTTGTCTGTGGAGAAGCTGGAAAGGAGGACACggtggaggatgaggaggagaagtttaacctgatgctCATGGAGTGCTCCATATGTAACGAGATTGTTCATCCAAACTGTCTCAAG attaaagATTCAAACGGATTAGTCAATGATGAGCTGCCAAACTGCTGGGAGTGTCCAAAGTGTAACCATGCGGGGAAAACTGGGAAA CAAAAAAGGGGGCCAGGATTTAAGTATGCGTCGAACCTTCCTGGCTCCCTTCTCAAAGAACCACGGTTAAACCGAGACTCAAAGGAGGAGCCTGAGCCACTGCCGCCTGCGCTGCCGGTGGTGATGGCTACAACAATTGTTAACACGCTGACGACTACGTCTGCTGTGAAAAGAAAAGCGGAGCGGGAAGTAACCTCTAAGAAGAACGAGGAGGAGCCTCAAAGGAAACGTCCGCCCCTGTTAGCTCTGGATAGTTTGCCACGAACACGGCTTGAAGATAATCCGTTACGGAAGAAAAGGAAACTGTTTGACACAAATGATGAACCCATTATGTTAAAAAAGAAG aaaaagcttttaaaaccaGATGATCAATTTAGTCCAAAGCTTTTGCAACAAATCAAGACAGAGAATGATCACagggaggaagatgagagacaatGGGACCATGAAGAAGATGTCTTATCCCTAGATaatatgcattttaaaaagaagaatgaGTATTCCAATGAGGTGCCAAATGAGGACACAGAAGAAGAGGAGGCTGCAATCAAAGAGAGAGATGGTACTACACATGACAAAGCCAAGGTGCTCGCAAGTCCTCTGCTAAGAACATCTTCAGCCAGAGAAGGTGACCATTCATCCTCCAACTCTCCCAGAGCTGGACCAAGCAGTGATACAGGAGATGGCCAGGAGAAGAGTTCTGCTCAGCTTAAAGCTCGCCATCAGCGCCGGCGTCTTCCAAACAAAGGACTGAGCAAAGAATTGGGCCAAGAGATTCTCAAGATGGAGGATCCTCTGAACAACCAGAAGCATAGCGCAGAGAAGACAGAGAACAACACTCATTATCGCAGGCCACTCAAAAATGAAGATTCTGTGTCCAATCAGAACTGCAAACCTATGAAAACAGAAGACACTCAGAATCGTAGAGCTCCCAAACTGGAGGACAGTGTCGCAAACTACCACAGACAGCCGCTGAAAATCGAAGACTGCTCGGGCAACCAGAATCACAGTCCAGTAAAACCTGAGACAGGGAGTGAAGCAGACGAGCAGAAGCCAAAATGGCCTCTTAACAATGGCAGCAGTGACCTGGGTGACTGGCTGAGACACAGAGGAAGGGAGGTAAACGGGACACCGCGTGGTTACTCTTCACTTTGCTGGAACAGAAGCATACCGATTACACCAATATGTCCGCGTCCACTCCCCCGCCGGTCACCACCAAAGTGCGTTCAAATGGAGCGCCACGTCATCCGACCCCCTCCCATAAGCCCCCCGCCTGACAGACTGCTGCTGAATGATGGTGAAGCCCACAAGATGCGGCGGGAGGCATGGATGAAAGTGTTCAGTCACCTCCCTCACAGAGATCTCTGTGTCTGCATGCGTGTCTGCAGAGCTTGGAACAGATG GTGCTGCGACAAAATACTCTGGAAGCACATCAGCCTGAACCGCTGTAAGTCAATAACACCTCTGATGCTGAGCGGCATCATCCGTAGGCAGCCAGTAGGTCTGGACCTCAGCTGGACCAACATTTCCAAAAAGCAGCTCAGCTGGCTAATCAACAGACTTCCTG GCCTGCGTGTGTTGCTTCTTTCAGGATGCTCTTGGGTTGCTGTCTCTGCCCTGTGCACTTCTAGCTGTCCTCTACTGCGAACGCTGGACGTTCAGTGGGTCGAGGGACTGAAAGACGCCCAGATGAGAGACTTACTGTCGCCGCCCACAGATAACAGACCAG gTCAGTTAGATAACAGGAGTAAACTGCGTAACGTGGAGGACCTTCGGCTGGCTGGACTGGACATCACCGACACGTCTCTGTGCCTCATCATTCGTTACATGCCTCTCTTATCGAAGCTGGACCTCAGCTATTGCAACCATGTCACCGACCAGTCCGTCAACATCCTGACAGCTGCAGGGACGACTACCAGAGACTCGCTCACTGACATCAACCTGTCAG TCTGTAACAGGGTCACCGACCAGTCGCTGACCTACTTCAAACGCTGCGGAAGCATCTGTCACATCGACCTGCGATACTGCAAACAGGTGACCAAGGAGGGGTGTGACCAGTTTATTGCCGAAATGTCAGTCAGCGTTCAGTTTGAGCTAATAGAGGACAAACTGCTGCAGAAGATCAGCTAA